A window of Diospyros lotus cultivar Yz01 chromosome 14, ASM1463336v1, whole genome shotgun sequence contains these coding sequences:
- the LOC127791094 gene encoding heat shock cognate 70 kDa protein-like, translating to MDLFRRCMSAVDKCLRDAKMDMSSVHDVVLVGGSTRIPKVQELLQDLFNGKELCKSMNTDEAVSRGASVHAAILSAKGNKKVWDPLVLDVTPLSVGMETLSGFVSVFIPRNTVIPAKKVLDFPMSDDKRSLLIRVYEGEEMRAGANNLLGKFELSGLSYAPQTTVSFDIDADGILNVSAEVKTGPTGTTIQMNTITVKNDKGRLSEKQIRRMVQKAESYKSEAQELAKMAEAKNALETYAYNARNTLKDVKIGKKILPAYKEKMEDAIELTIQWVDGNQLATAYEFEDKMKELERMVQEAEQYKFEDQELEKMVEAKNALKKYAYNTRNAVREIEYAAEQTIQWLDGSQLAKAEEFEGKMKELEGICNLFISKMNH from the coding sequence ATGGATCTCTTCCGGCGCTGTATGTCAGCAGTTGATAAGTGTCTGAGAGATGCTAAGATGGACATGAGCAGTGTGCATGATGTTGTGCTTGTTGGTGGATCCACCAGGATTCCCAAGGTCCAGGAGCTTTTGCAGGACCTGTTCAATGGCAAGGAGCTTTGCAAGAGTATGAATACCGATGAGGCTGTTTCTCGCGGTGCTTCTGTTCATGCTGCTATTTTGAGCGCCAAGGGCAATAAGAAGGTTTGGGACCCCTTGGTACTGGATGTCACCCCCCTGTCCGTTGGTATGGAGACTCTTAGTGGTTTTGTGTCTGTTTTCATTCCCAGGAACACCGTCATCCCCGCAAAGAAAGTGTTGGACTTTCCTATGTCCGATGACAAGCGATCTCTTTTGATTCGGGTCTACGAAGGGGAGGAAATGAGGGCCGGAGCCAATAACTTGCTAGGCAAATTTGAGCTCTCTGGACTTTCTTATGCTCCTCAGACCACAGTATCCTTTGATATCGATGCCGATGGCATCCTTAATGTCTCTGCAGAAGTCAAGACCGGACCGACCGGTACGACCATTCAGATGAATACAATCACCGTCAAGAATGACAAGGGAAGGCTCTCGGAGAAGCAAATCCGGAGGATGGTTCAGAAAGCAGAAAGTTACAAGTCTGAAGCCCAAGAGCTTGCGAAGATGGCTGAAGCGAAGAACGCCTTGGAGACCTATGCATATAACGCGAGGAATACTCTGAAGGATGTGAAGATTGGTAAAAAGATTCTTCCAGCTTACAAGGAGAAAATGGAAGATGCCATTGAGCTGACCATCCAGTGGGTCGATGGCAACCAGCTTGCTACGGCATATGAGTTTGAGGACAAGATGAAGGAACTCGAGAGGATGGTTCAGGAAGCAGAGCAGTACAAGTTTGAAGACCAAGAGCTTGAGAAGATGGTTGAAGCGAAGAACGCCTTGAAGAAGTATGCATATAATACGAGGAATGCAGTTAGGGAAATTGAATATGCCGCTGAGCAGACCATCCAGTGGCTGGATGGCAGCCAGCTTGCTAAGGCCGAAGAATTTGAGGGCAAGATGAAGGAACTCGAGGGCATCTGCAACCTGTTCATCTCAAAGATGAACCATTGA